The Vibrio tarriae genome includes a window with the following:
- a CDS encoding DUF2750 domain-containing protein, producing the protein MSNPLTAEQMALINQYDQEQRFNYCLKEIVANQQVWILKDEHGCVMLNTEEEECVPVWPHREFAQAWATGEWAECEPESIGLNKWFSRWTQGLEQDDLSVVVFPNDNEEGVILFPDEFDFELKKTH; encoded by the coding sequence ATGTCCAATCCATTAACCGCAGAGCAAATGGCGCTCATCAACCAATATGACCAAGAGCAACGATTCAACTACTGCCTGAAAGAGATTGTGGCTAACCAGCAAGTGTGGATTTTAAAAGATGAGCACGGCTGCGTTATGCTCAATACAGAAGAAGAAGAGTGCGTTCCTGTATGGCCACATCGTGAGTTTGCGCAAGCGTGGGCAACTGGCGAGTGGGCTGAGTGTGAGCCAGAATCGATTGGCTTGAACAAATGGTTTAGTCGCTGGACACAAGGTTTAGAGCAAGACGATTTATCCGTAGTGGTTTTTCCTAACGACAATGAAGAAGGGGTGATTTTGTTCCCTGATGAGTTTGACTTTGAATTGAAAAAAACTCACTAA
- a CDS encoding DUF2927 domain-containing protein, whose protein sequence is MMKRGIALGLLTLISHCAFGQENWRDPAFIERAFLNVALRNEYSAGEKPLSKWRGPLRIYFDHQVPDKALHEQLARDHVHHLTQVTGHSIQVVTNRTEANVIWVFTQQSKWQQALEELAGKSATQTMHSAICQANYSTNSASEIVAASVVIPVDQARDHGKLLACIVEEITQVMGLPNDSELAYPSIFNDKTPEDLLSPLDVILLKLLYEPELSSGMRQPQLQSLLKAKLKQYEQQGVLENAVQEARSSPLYEWLR, encoded by the coding sequence GTGATGAAAAGAGGGATTGCGCTCGGGCTTCTCACCCTTATTAGCCACTGTGCCTTTGGTCAAGAGAATTGGCGCGATCCCGCCTTTATTGAACGGGCATTTCTCAACGTTGCACTGCGTAACGAGTACTCCGCAGGTGAAAAACCACTCAGCAAATGGCGTGGGCCTCTACGCATCTATTTTGATCACCAAGTGCCCGATAAAGCCCTGCATGAGCAATTAGCACGCGATCATGTGCACCACCTCACCCAAGTGACTGGGCACTCGATTCAGGTGGTGACAAACCGTACTGAGGCCAACGTGATTTGGGTGTTCACCCAACAATCAAAGTGGCAACAAGCCTTAGAAGAGTTGGCGGGTAAATCAGCCACCCAAACCATGCATAGTGCAATCTGTCAGGCCAATTATTCCACCAATTCGGCCTCTGAGATTGTTGCGGCTTCAGTCGTGATTCCGGTCGATCAAGCTCGTGACCATGGCAAACTGCTGGCGTGTATTGTCGAGGAGATCACTCAGGTGATGGGACTACCCAATGATTCAGAGCTCGCCTACCCTTCGATCTTTAACGATAAAACGCCGGAAGATTTGCTGTCCCCATTGGATGTGATTTTACTCAAGCTGCTCTACGAACCTGAGTTAAGCAGTGGCATGAGGCAACCGCAACTGCAAAGTTTGCTCAAAGCAAAGCTCAAACAGTACGAGCAGCAAGGTGTGTTAGAGAATGCGGTGCAAGAAGCGCGTTCTTCACCGCTGTATGAGTGGTTACGCTAA